CGCGGCGTTGACCTCCTGCGCCACATCCCCCAGCCGCTCGAAGCTGCCGGCGATCAGCTCGTGCAGCGGCGTCGTCTTCAGCCCCTCCTCCGTGACGGCCTGCGCGAACGGCATCGGAATCCAGCCGTCGAGCAAGGTCACGGGCTTGTTCTCGAACGACCTCACGCGCACCAGGTGCAGGGCCTGCTCGCCGTCGGTGATGCCGAGATGAGCGGCGATCGGCCGGGGACAGCGCTCGACCTCGAGCGCCAGGATCCGCATCGTCGTCTCTTTCAGCGTGCGCCGCAGGTCGCCGATGAACCCGAAGTCCGGTCCATGCTTCGTGTCGATGGTCTTGGCCGTGACGAAGGCGCCGACGCCCTGGCGATTCTGGACGAAGCCGTCGTCGGCCAGATCGGAGAGCGCGCGTCGCACCGTGATCCGCGAAATCGAGAACTGGCGGCAGAGCGCTTCCTGGGTGGGCAGCGCCTCGCCCGGGCGGTAGCGGCCCGACACGATCTGCTCCTTCAGCAGGACATAGAGCTGTCGATGCAGCAGCGCGCCATCGGCCTGCAATTTCATATCGGCGCCCGGTTTCGCCTGCCGGCCCATGCCGCGCGGTCTGCTTGCCTCGATGTCGATTGCCATATTGTATTAACTATATACCAACAAAAAGAGGAGGAACGAGGATGGCCAGAAGTATCACAGCGGCGTTCGCCGGCATCGCCCTTGCGTTGGGTGTTGCAGCAACGGCAATGGCCCAGAACGCGGCCCCCGCCAAGTCCAACTTCGCGCCCACCAGGACCGTCACCATCATCGTTCCCTACAGCCCCGGCGGCGGCACCGATGCCGTCGGCCGCCTCATGGCCAAGGCGCTGGAGGAAAAGTGGGGCCAGACGGTGATCGTCGACAACCGAACCGGCGGCAATGGCTCGGTGGGCGCGGCCATCGTCGCGCGTGCCCAGCCCGACGGGCACACGATGGTGCTGGCGGTGTCGGGCATCGCCATCAACGCCCACCTGATGAAGCTGCCCTACGACACGACGACGGCTTTCGCGCCGGTCACCGCTGTCGCCTATCCGGTCGCGACGCTGCTGGCGACGCCCGACCTGCCGGCCAACGACCTCAAGGGCCTGGTCGAGCTGGTGCGCAAGGAAGGGCCCGACAAGCGCACGTCGGCGAGCCCCGATCCGGGCAGCCGCCTGATGGCCGAGCGCATCTTCGACAGCGCCGGCATCAAGCTGCTGAACGTCCCCTACAAGGGCGCGGCCTCGTTCGTCGGCGACATCTCCGCCGGTCGCGTCGATGTCGGCATCGCCAGCGTCACCTCGGGCCTGGCCCTGATCAACGGAGGCAAGCTCAAGGCGCTGGGCATCATGGGCACGCAGCGCATCCCCGCCTTGCCCAACGTCGCGACCTTCAAGGAGCAGGGCTTCTCCGGCCTCGACGAGAATTCCTGGTACGGCCTGTTCGCGCCGGCCGGGACGCCGCCCGCTATCGTCGATGCGATCCAGAAGGACATCGCCAGCGTGCTCGCGGTGCCGGAGTTCCGCGCCAAGATCATCGAATACGGCTCCCTGCCCGGCGGCGATTCGCCGACCGCCTTCAGCGAACGCTTCCAGCGCGACATCAAGGTGTCCGGCGAGACGATCCGCCGACTCGGCATGACGGCGGACTGACGGAGGACACCATGACAAAGACCGCTCCCATTTCGTGGACCGTCGCCGACGTCGCGGCGGACAAAGGCTGGATCTATGCGCTGTCGCCGACCGAAGGCGCCGGCCTGATCGCGACGGTGCGCAAGGCCGGATCGGCCGACCGGCCGATCCTGTCGTGGCGCCGCGAGGATTTCGATCTCGGCTCGGCGGTCCCGACACTCGCCGCTGCCTTCCACGAAGTGCGCGACGGGCGTGGCATGGCGCTGGTGAAGAACCTGCCGCGCGCCAGCGTCACGCCTGACGAATTCAGGCTGATGACCTGGGCGATCGGCCTGCATTTCGGCGTGGCGCGGCCGCAGAACAAGGCCAGCGACTACATCACCGAGGTGAAGAACGCCGGGATGAACTACCGTAGCCCGACCGGCCGCGGCTACAACTCCAACGCCGAGCTCGACTTCCATGTCGACGGCTCCGACGTGGTGCTGCTCTCCTGCTACAATCAGGCGCCGGTCGGCGGCATGAGCATGTGCGCCAGCGCCGCCACCGCCTACGACATCGTCAAGCAGGAGCGGCCCGACTATGCCGCGGCCCTGACGACCGACTATCCGTTCAGCCGCAACGGCGAGCAGTCCGAGGGCGAAGCGCCTTGGTATCCCGCGCCGATCGTCACGGAAGAGAACGGCCGGGTCTTCTGCAAGTGGAACCGCAACCGCATCGTCAACGCCCTGAGGCTCGACGGCGCGACGCCGCTTACGGCGCTGCAGCAGGAGGCGATGGAGTATTTCGACACGGTGCTGCGCCGGCCCGAGAACATGTTCTGCATGAATCTCGAACCCGGCGATCTCCAGATCCTGTGCAACCAGACGATGCTGCACTCGCGCACCGGCTTCGAGGACCATGAAGACGAGGCGAAGAAGCGCACGCTCTACCGGCTCTGGCTGGCCCGCCCCGATTCGCGGCGCCTGCCGCAGAGCTGGGAGGTCTTCTACGGCACGGTCGAGCCCGGCGCGGTGCGCGGCGTGATGAAAGGCCAGAACTACGACGAAGTGCGGCGCGGCTTCGACGAGCGCCAGGCCGCGGCCATGGGAATGAAGGCCGCCTGAGAAGGAGAGCGACATGTCCAAGGGTAAGATATTCCGCGACGCCATGAAGCGCGGGATGGTGGCGGCGCCAGGCTGCTTCGACTGCATCACCGCGCGCTCGATCGAACGCGCCGGCTTCGAGGCGGTCTACATGACCGGCGCCGGCACGGCGGCCAGCCTCGGCTATCCCGACTACGGCCTCGTCACCATGTCGGAGATGGCCGACAATGCCGGCCGCATCGCCACGGCGATCAGGCTGCCGGTGATCGCCGACGCCGATACCGGCTACGGCAACGAGCTGAACGCCATCCGCACCGTGCGCGAGTACGAGAAGCGCGGCGTCGCGGGCATCCATATCGAGGACCAGGGCTTCCCCAAGAAGTGCGGCCACCTCGAGGACAAGACCATCGTCCCCATCGAGGACTATGTCGCCAAGATCCGCGCGGCAGTGAGCGCCAAGGTCGATCCGGACTTCCTCATCATCGCCCGCACCGATTCGCGCGCCATGCTGGGTTTCGAGGAGGCGATCCGCCGCGCCAATGCCGCCATCGAGGCCGGCGCCGACATGGCCTTCGTCGAGGCGCCGCAGACGCTCGAGGAAACGGCTTCGGTGCCGAAGCTTGTGAAGGGTCCGTGCCTGCTCAACATGGTGTGGAAGGGCAAGACCCCGGACCTGTCGATCGACGAGGCGGGCAAGATGAACTACGCGGTGATGATCCTGCCCGGTGTGCTGACGCGCACCGTGGTCGGCGCCTGCGACGCGGCGCTGGCCGATCTCAAGGCCAAGGGCCGCCATCCCGCGCCGCTCTCCGACATCACGCCGCAACAGGGCTTCCGTCTTTCCGGCGCTGACGAATGGGACGGCTATCGCACCCGCTTTCGTGAGCCGGTGCCGAAGGCGGCAGAGTAGTCGAGATTTCCGTCTAAGGTTGACCTACTGACCTCATCCTGAGGAGGCCGCGAAGCGGCCGTCTCGAAGGATGAGCAACTGACGTGGTGCGCGCGCCCACCCTTCGAGACGCGGCCTCGCGGCCGCTCCTCAGGGTGAGGTCATTGTGTCGGGCCCAGCGTGATTCCATCACGCTAGAAAAGCTTGCCGCCGTTCGGAACGGCCTTGGTCGGCGCGATCAGCACCACGCTGCCGTCGGCGGCGAGGAAGCCGAGGGTCAGGACTTCCGACATGAACTTGCCGATCTGGCGTGGCGGGAAGTTCACGACCGCGGCGACCTGACGGCCGACCAGCTCCTGCTGCGTGTAGTGGACGGTGATCTGCGCCGAGGATTTCTTCGTGCCGATCCCGTCGCCGAAATCGATCAGCAGTTTGTAGGCGGGTTTGCGCGCGCCTTCGAGCGGTGCGGCTTCGACGATGGTGCCGACGCGGATGTCGACGCGCTCGAAATCTTCGTAAGCAATGGTGGCCATGCGCCGACAGTAGAGTCGCGCGCGCAAAAGAAAAGGGGCCACGTACGCGGCCCCTTTCCCGGATCGGCAACAGGCCGACCCACGCTTGCTCGAAACGCTTACTTCTTGGCGATCGCGGCCTTGACCTCTTCGGTCAGCTCGGCGACGCGGGCGCTCAGCGCCGTCACGGCGTCGGACTGGCCCTTGGTGTAGAGATCGGCCAGCTCCTTGGAGTTGGTGATCGCCGACTCGTACGACTTCTTCATGAAGTCGATCTGCTTGGCGGCCTTCTCCTCGACGGTCGCGGCGGCGAGGACTTCGCTGCCGTGCTTGGAGAGGTCTTCCATCGCGGCGCGGACCATGTCGCCCTGGCGCTGCGCGATCGTCTTCATCTGCTCGACGGCGGCGGTGTTGAGCGAGGTGATGGTCGCGAAGTTCTTGCGCGCGGTCTCGACGAAGCTCTCGACGTTGACGGCCGGCAGCTTGAACTCGCTGGAGATCTTGCTGAAGTCGAAGTCGGTGAAGGGGTTCTTGAAGGCGCCGTTGGCGTACATGGATGTTCTCCTGCAGGGTCTAACAAAGGCTAAGCATGGGTGCCCCGCCTTTGCTGCGGTGCACAACGAAGCCTAATTTAGGGATGCACTGCAGCGAGTCAAGGGGAGTTTTTGTGCACTGCACAAAATATTCACGCCACAGGCGAAACCGGCGGCTCCTGCGGCGTCCGCGAACGCGGTGATTTTGTATATTTGTCAAACAGTTGCGACCAGCGCTCCGCGGTCTTCAGCCTCCCGTCCAGGGCTGCCATGGTCTTTGACAGATCGCCCGTCTCGTCCCCGTCGAAGACCCGGGAAACGGCATAGTGAATGGCCAGAAGGCCGTTTTGCCGCAATGCACCGGGGAGACCGTCGCTGGGCACGGAGGCCGCCTCGAGCATGGCGGACATCGAGCGCCGCAGGGCCGGTCCCATAGCCAGGGCGACCATCGGATCGCTTGTACCGGCGCGGCGGAGCGCACGGAGCGCCGCGCGGTGCGGCTTCAGCGCGTCGTAGCGGCGCATCATCACGTCGAACAGCCGGTCGCGCACCGTCTCCTCGGGATCGGTCGCCGACGGCGTCCCGGCCAGAACCTCGGCATCGATGCGCGCCATGAACGCGGCCGCCAGGGACATCTTGTCGGGATGCAGGCGATAGAGGTCGGGAAAGCCCAAGCCGGCGGCCTGAGCCACCTCACGAAGGGAAACCGCCGCAAAGCCCTTCTCGGCGATCAGGCCGAGAAAGGCGTCGAGGGCTTTGTCTTCCACCGCACTCATCCCGCCAGCTCCTTCGAGCGATGCGAGGCGGCGGCGAGCGCCTTGTCGAACACGGGCTGGATGCCGTCATCTGCCATCAGGACCTGCAGGGCCGCGGCGGTGGTGCCGCCGGGACTGGTGACGTTGACGCGGAGCTGCGACGCGGGCTCCTTCGATTGCTTCAGCAACTCCCCGCTGCCGGCCACGGTTGCGCGGGCGAGCTGCATGGCCATGTCGGCCGGAAGGCCCGCCTTCACGCCCGCCGCGGCCATCGCCTCGACCAGCAGGAAGACATAGGCCGGCCCGCTGCCCGACAGGGCCGTGACCGGATCCATCAGCGCCTCGTCGTCGGCCCACAGGACCTGGCCGACCGCTTCCAGCAATTCATGGCAGCGCTTCTTTTCGGCCGCGGTCACGCTGGCCGCCGCCGTCGCCACGGTGATTCCCTGGCGCACCGCCGCCGGCGTGTTGGGCATGGAGCGCACGATCTTGGCGGCATGGCCGAGACGGGCGGCGAAATAGCCCAGCGTCTTGCCGGCCGCGATCGAGAGGAACACCGAGCCCTGCCCGGCGAAGCGCCGGAGATCGACCAGCGTCTCGTCCATCGACTGCGGCTTCACCGCCAGCACGACGATCTCCGGTGTCTCCGCCATCTCGGTCGAGGAGGAAACGACACGGACGCCGGCATGCCGGGGACGGATCGCCTCGACCGGCTCGGCCACGACGATGTCGGCAGCCACGAGGCCGCGCGCCAGCCAGCCGTCCAGCATGGCCCCGCCCATCTTGCCGCAACCGACCAGGAGCAGCTTGCCCATGGCGTCAGCGTCCCTTGAACTTCGCGGCCCGCTTCTCGCGGAAGGCGGCGGCGCCTTCCTTGCGGTCCTCGGAATTGGCGATGGTCTCTAGTTTGTAACGCTCCGGGATGAAGTTCTCGGCCGGGCCTCGCGGCAGGGTCTGGTTGGCGAAGTCGCGCAGGGTGCGGATCACCAGCGGCGCGGACTGGGCGATGATCGTGGCCATGCGGCGCGCCTCGGCCCGCTCCTCGCCCAGCGGCACGACCTTGTTCACGAAGCCCACGTCGTAGGCACGCTTCACCGAGATCTCCTCGCCGAGCAGCAGCAGTTCCATGGCCACCTTGTGCGGCATGCGCGAGACGATGCCCGGCATCAGGCCGCCGAACACGCCGACCTTGGCCTCGGGATACATGAACTTCGTGGTATCCGCAGACACCATGAGATCGCAGGTCATCACCAGGCAGATGCCGCCGCCGATCACCCAGCCCTGGGTGGCGGCGATGACCGGCTTGGTCAGGGCGTGGCTGACATGCGGCACCGCCTTCCACATGGCGGCGGGCGGGGCCGTGAGGTCGGCGCCGACGCAGAAGGCCGGGCCGTCGGCCTGCAGCACCGCGACCTGGTCGTCGCCCGCCTCGAAGGCGCGATAGGCGTCGTAGAGCCCGTCGCACAGCTCCTGGGTCAGCGCATTGCGCTTCTCCGGGCGCATCATGGTGATGGTGGTGATACCTTCGCTCGACTCGACTTTGACCAGACCCACGGCGTCCTCCAGTGCTTCTTGCGCCGGATGCTACCAGCCGCCCATACTCGCCGCATCAGGAGAGCTGCCATGCAAACCCGCAATCCCTTCATCGACGACCTCACCAAGGTGGCCAACGGCGCCATGGGTGCGCTGACCGGCGTGAAGGGCGAGGTCGAGGCCCGCGTGCGCGACCAGATCGCGAAGATCCTGGACGGCATGGACATTCCGCGCCGCGACGAGTTCGACGCCGTGAAGGCGATGGCCGCCAGGGCGCGCGAGGAGAACGAGGAGCTGAAGAAGCAGATCGCCGAGCTGCAGGCCAGGCTCGGCAGCCCCTCCGGCCCCGAAGCGTAGGGCGCCCGGAAGATGCGCGTCGGCGTCGAGGTTGGGGGAACGTTCACCGACCTCGTGGCCGTCGAAGGCGGCCGGTTGGTCGTCACCAAGGTCCCGAGCACGCCGAAGTCGCCCGATGTCGGCGCCTTCGCCGCCCTCACCGCATCGGGCATCGACCTCGCGAGCATCGAAGATCTCGGCCACGGCTCGACCGTCGCCACCAATGCCGTGCTGGAGCGCAAGGGCGCGACCGTGGCTTTCATCGCGACGGCGGGCTTTCGCGACCTGCTGTTCATGCAGCGTCACGACCGGCGCAACATCTACGATCTCTTCTACGCCAAGCCCGCGCCGCCGGTGCGCCGCAAGGATTGCTTCGAGGCGGTCGAGCGTCTGCGTGCCGATGGCTCGATCGAGAAGCCGCTCGACGAAGCGAAGGTGAAGGCCGAACTGCTGCCCGCACTCAGGGACGGCGGCTATCGCGCCGTCGCGATCTGCCTGCTGAACGCCTATGCCGATCCGGTGCACGAGAAGCGGCTGGCCGCGCTGATCGGCGACGCGCTGCCGGGCGTTCTCGTGACCTGCAGCCATCAGGTCGCGCGCGAGTTCCGCGAGTTCGAGCGCGCTTCGACGACGCTGCTCTCGGCCTATGTGCAGCCGGTGATCGACGGCTACCTGCACCGCTTCGAAGGCAAGCTCGCCGAGGCGGGTTTCAAGGGCCGTTTCACCGTGATGCAATCCAACGGCGGACGCCTGCCCGCCGAGGCGATGCGCCAGAGCGCGATCACGGCGCTCTATTCAGGTCCCGCCGCCGGCGTGGTCGGCGCCACGCGCCAGGCCGCCCGCTCGGGCTACAAGGATCTCATCACCTTCGACATGGGTGGCACCTCGACCGACGTCTGCCTGGTGCAGGATGGCCGGCCCTCTCTGGCCGCCGAGACCGAGATCGACGGCCTGCCGATCCGCACGCCCGTGCTCGACATCGTTTCCGTGGGCGCCGGCGGCGGCTCGCTCGCCTGGGTCGACGATGGCGGCATGCTGCGCGTCGGCCCGCAAAGCGCCGGCGCCGATCCCGGCCCGGCCTGTTATGGCCGCGGCGGCACCGAGCCCGCGACCACCGACGCCCATATCGTCATCGGCACGATCCGGCCGGGTGCCTTCCTCGGCGGCCGTATGCAGCTCGACGGCGAAGCCGCACGCCGCGCCTTCGAGCCGCTGGCCGAGCGCTTTGCGCTGAGCGTCGAGCAGGCCGCTTCCTCGGCATTGCAGCTCGCCGACGCCAATATCGTGCGCGCCATCCAGCTCGTCTCGACCGAGCGCGGGCGCGATCCGCGCGACTACGCACTGGTGCCGTTCGGCGGTGCGGGCCCGCTCCATGCCGCGCGCATCGCCGAGGAGCTGGGCATCTCGACCATCGTTGTACCGCCCAATGCCGGCGTGATCTCGGCCTACGGCCTGGTCGCGTCCGACTACACCAAGTTCGACGCCGTCACGCGCAAGATGAAGCTCGACGACGCGGCGGCTCGCGACGCCGGCCGTATCTTCGGCGAGATGCGTGACCGGCTTGCCGCGCAGTTCGCCGACATGAAGCTGCCGGGCGAACTCGACTACACACACACGCTCGACATGCGATTCGTAGGACAAGCCTTCGAGGTCGGTGTCGAGATCCCGGCCGAGCGTCTCGATTCGCTCGACGCGACCTATCTGTCGGGCCTGTTCGCCGACGCCCACCACCGCACCTTCATGCACGGTGCCACGCTCGACCGCCCGGTCGAGATCGTGACGCTCCGCGTGGGCGCCACCCTGCCGATCGGCGGCGCGCCGAAGCTCGATCGCGAAAAGCTCGAAGCCCGCGCCCCCGAACAGGCCAAGATCTTCCACGGCGAAGCCTGGCTCGATTGCGCCCGTCACACCGC
This DNA window, taken from Reyranella humidisoli, encodes the following:
- a CDS encoding GntR family transcriptional regulator, producing the protein MKLQADGALLHRQLYVLLKEQIVSGRYRPGEALPTQEALCRQFSISRITVRRALSDLADDGFVQNRQGVGAFVTAKTIDTKHGPDFGFIGDLRRTLKETTMRILALEVERCPRPIAAHLGITDGEQALHLVRVRSFENKPVTLLDGWIPMPFAQAVTEEGLKTTPLHELIAGSFERLGDVAQEVNAALADPFVARALDVEINSATLKIDRLVHNREGAPVHYVTVWTTPRRTRLVMAVSADDIDGYNVGRLLHDVQK
- a CDS encoding Bug family tripartite tricarboxylate transporter substrate binding protein, with protein sequence MARSITAAFAGIALALGVAATAMAQNAAPAKSNFAPTRTVTIIVPYSPGGGTDAVGRLMAKALEEKWGQTVIVDNRTGGNGSVGAAIVARAQPDGHTMVLAVSGIAINAHLMKLPYDTTTAFAPVTAVAYPVATLLATPDLPANDLKGLVELVRKEGPDKRTSASPDPGSRLMAERIFDSAGIKLLNVPYKGAASFVGDISAGRVDVGIASVTSGLALINGGKLKALGIMGTQRIPALPNVATFKEQGFSGLDENSWYGLFAPAGTPPAIVDAIQKDIASVLAVPEFRAKIIEYGSLPGGDSPTAFSERFQRDIKVSGETIRRLGMTAD
- a CDS encoding TauD/TfdA family dioxygenase, with amino-acid sequence MTKTAPISWTVADVAADKGWIYALSPTEGAGLIATVRKAGSADRPILSWRREDFDLGSAVPTLAAAFHEVRDGRGMALVKNLPRASVTPDEFRLMTWAIGLHFGVARPQNKASDYITEVKNAGMNYRSPTGRGYNSNAELDFHVDGSDVVLLSCYNQAPVGGMSMCASAATAYDIVKQERPDYAAALTTDYPFSRNGEQSEGEAPWYPAPIVTEENGRVFCKWNRNRIVNALRLDGATPLTALQQEAMEYFDTVLRRPENMFCMNLEPGDLQILCNQTMLHSRTGFEDHEDEAKKRTLYRLWLARPDSRRLPQSWEVFYGTVEPGAVRGVMKGQNYDEVRRGFDERQAAAMGMKAA
- a CDS encoding isocitrate lyase/PEP mutase family protein, encoding MSKGKIFRDAMKRGMVAAPGCFDCITARSIERAGFEAVYMTGAGTAASLGYPDYGLVTMSEMADNAGRIATAIRLPVIADADTGYGNELNAIRTVREYEKRGVAGIHIEDQGFPKKCGHLEDKTIVPIEDYVAKIRAAVSAKVDPDFLIIARTDSRAMLGFEEAIRRANAAIEAGADMAFVEAPQTLEETASVPKLVKGPCLLNMVWKGKTPDLSIDEAGKMNYAVMILPGVLTRTVVGACDAALADLKAKGRHPAPLSDITPQQGFRLSGADEWDGYRTRFREPVPKAAE
- a CDS encoding tRNA-binding protein, giving the protein MATIAYEDFERVDIRVGTIVEAAPLEGARKPAYKLLIDFGDGIGTKKSSAQITVHYTQQELVGRQVAAVVNFPPRQIGKFMSEVLTLGFLAADGSVVLIAPTKAVPNGGKLF
- a CDS encoding phasin family protein, translating into MYANGAFKNPFTDFDFSKISSEFKLPAVNVESFVETARKNFATITSLNTAAVEQMKTIAQRQGDMVRAAMEDLSKHGSEVLAAATVEEKAAKQIDFMKKSYESAITNSKELADLYTKGQSDAVTALSARVAELTEEVKAAIAKK
- a CDS encoding TetR/AcrR family transcriptional regulator produces the protein MSAVEDKALDAFLGLIAEKGFAAVSLREVAQAAGLGFPDLYRLHPDKMSLAAAFMARIDAEVLAGTPSATDPEETVRDRLFDVMMRRYDALKPHRAALRALRRAGTSDPMVALAMGPALRRSMSAMLEAASVPSDGLPGALRQNGLLAIHYAVSRVFDGDETGDLSKTMAALDGRLKTAERWSQLFDKYTKSPRSRTPQEPPVSPVA
- the proC gene encoding pyrroline-5-carboxylate reductase → MGKLLLVGCGKMGGAMLDGWLARGLVAADIVVAEPVEAIRPRHAGVRVVSSSTEMAETPEIVVLAVKPQSMDETLVDLRRFAGQGSVFLSIAAGKTLGYFAARLGHAAKIVRSMPNTPAAVRQGITVATAAASVTAAEKKRCHELLEAVGQVLWADDEALMDPVTALSGSGPAYVFLLVEAMAAAGVKAGLPADMAMQLARATVAGSGELLKQSKEPASQLRVNVTSPGGTTAAALQVLMADDGIQPVFDKALAAASHRSKELAG
- a CDS encoding enoyl-CoA hydratase/isomerase family protein, producing MGLVKVESSEGITTITMMRPEKRNALTQELCDGLYDAYRAFEAGDDQVAVLQADGPAFCVGADLTAPPAAMWKAVPHVSHALTKPVIAATQGWVIGGGICLVMTCDLMVSADTTKFMYPEAKVGVFGGLMPGIVSRMPHKVAMELLLLGEEISVKRAYDVGFVNKVVPLGEERAEARRMATIIAQSAPLVIRTLRDFANQTLPRGPAENFIPERYKLETIANSEDRKEGAAAFREKRAAKFKGR
- a CDS encoding accessory factor UbiK family protein → MQTRNPFIDDLTKVANGAMGALTGVKGEVEARVRDQIAKILDGMDIPRRDEFDAVKAMAARAREENEELKKQIAELQARLGSPSGPEA
- a CDS encoding hydantoinase/oxoprolinase family protein — protein: MRVGVEVGGTFTDLVAVEGGRLVVTKVPSTPKSPDVGAFAALTASGIDLASIEDLGHGSTVATNAVLERKGATVAFIATAGFRDLLFMQRHDRRNIYDLFYAKPAPPVRRKDCFEAVERLRADGSIEKPLDEAKVKAELLPALRDGGYRAVAICLLNAYADPVHEKRLAALIGDALPGVLVTCSHQVAREFREFERASTTLLSAYVQPVIDGYLHRFEGKLAEAGFKGRFTVMQSNGGRLPAEAMRQSAITALYSGPAAGVVGATRQAARSGYKDLITFDMGGTSTDVCLVQDGRPSLAAETEIDGLPIRTPVLDIVSVGAGGGSLAWVDDGGMLRVGPQSAGADPGPACYGRGGTEPATTDAHIVIGTIRPGAFLGGRMQLDGEAARRAFEPLAERFALSVEQAASSALQLADANIVRAIQLVSTERGRDPRDYALVPFGGAGPLHAARIAEELGISTIVVPPNAGVISAYGLVASDYTKFDAVTRKMKLDDAAARDAGRIFGEMRDRLAAQFADMKLPGELDYTHTLDMRFVGQAFEVGVEIPAERLDSLDATYLSGLFADAHHRTFMHGATLDRPVEIVTLRVGATLPIGGAPKLDREKLEARAPEQAKIFHGEAWLDCARHTAEALDADEQITGPAVIEGYTATTWVPPGWTAGLDAADNLILRRSP